From the Desulfuromonadaceae bacterium genome, the window CGTCTTTCCAGAATGTCCGTAAATCCTGGGTCACCTGTAACGGTCGGCCTGCCGGGGAGAGCAGGTGCAGTACCACTGGTTGGCGCCCGGCAACGATACGCGGGGTGTCGACGCTACCGAACATTTCCTGCAGTTTAACGGCAAGAACTGGCGCACCGTCCGACGGATAGTCGAGGCGGATGTCGGCGCCGCTTGGCACGGTGATGTGCTCGGGGGCGAGCCGCTTGAGTTCGGTGCGTTGCTGCCAGTTGAGCCGGTTGTTCAGGGCGGCGACGAGATCGACTTTGGCAAAGTCGACTCTTGTCCCGACCGTGTCCAGCAAGGGGGCCAGCCAGCTTGACGCCGTGTCCAGCAGCGCCGCGTCATCCATCGGCGGCCACCCCTCGTGCGCTGCGCTACGTTGCAGAAACGCCAGCCGCGCACGCAACCGTTGCGCCGGAGCGTTCCAGTTCAGCACACCGAGGCCATGCGTATGCAAGCCGTCCAGCGCGGCGGCGCTACGTTCTTCCGCCAGAGCCTTGATCGGGCGTTCCTGAAAGACGAGTGCCCACAGCCGCCGGACCTCGCGGGCCACGACCCGTTCTTCGCGCTCATCCCAGATGACTTCACGCCGCCAGGCCAATGCGGCGGGATAAAGTTCCTCAATGACTTTTCTCTCCAGCGGCACGGCCAGCCGAATTTCATCCTCCGTACCGGGCCTCCCGACACAGTCGATGGCAACCAGCCATTCGCTGCCAAGCGGAGCACTTCCTGAACGCAATGTCGCGCCCCGGCCATTGGCAAGGAGATAATGATGATCGGTAGCAGGGCGCCGCCGACCGATGCGATCAGGCCAGGCGCCAGCGAGCAGCCGGGCAATGACTGCCGGATCACGCAGTGGACGCTGGTTACTGCCGAGTCGGAAATGTTGCTGCCAGTAGCGCCGTTCCCGGTCAAGGGTGGTGTCCGGTTGGCTGTCGATCGAGGTAAGTGCCGTCGTAACATCAGCGCTGGCGGCAAGGTCGCGCCGCGCGTTGAGCAAGGTCACCAGCTCAATGCCGAGGGGCAGCTGCTTTTCATCCTCTGCCGCCAGCAACAATCGAGCGCTGCGCGGATCGGTGGGCAGTGCCGCCAGGCGCTTGCCGAGCGGGGTCAGGGCATCACTGGCGTCGAGTGCGCCGAGCAGACGCAGCAGTTTGCGCGCGGCATTCAAACGACCTGGGGAGGGCGGGTCGAGCCACGCCAACTGTCTGACCTCGGTGCTCCCCCATGCGGCGAGTTGAAGCGCCAGCGAGGTCAGATCGGCGACACTGATTTCCGCCGGGGCAAAGGGGAGCAGTGCCCCGTGGGTGCCCGCGCTCCACAGCCGGTAACAACGTCCCGGCCCGAGTCGTCCGGCGCGTCCGGTCCGCTGCTTGGCACTTGCCTTGGAGATGCGGACTGTCTCCAGAAGGTTGAGACCACGTTGCGGGGCGAAGCGCGGGCGGCGCTCAAGCCCGCTGTCGATGACGACCTCGATGCCGTCGATGGTCAGGCTGGTCTCGGCAATATTGGTTGCCAGCACCACCCGGCGGCGTGGGCCGGGGCGAATGGCCGCTTCCTGCTCGCAAAATGGCAGGTTGCCGTAGAGCGGGCGGATGTCGATATCCGACAGATTGCGCAACCGGTCGGCGCAGCGGCGAATCTCTCCCGCACCGGGCAGAAACACGAGCAGATCGCCACTGGTTTCCCTCAAGGCGCGCTGCACGGCGGCGGCGGTCCAGACCGCCGGGTCACGTTCGGGGTCGCGGTCCAGGTAGTGGATGGTGACCGGGAAGCTGCGGCCGCTGCTGGTGAGTAGCGGTGCCGCGAGTAACGTGGCGACCGGTGTGGCGTCAAGGGTGGCGGACATGACCAGGATTTTCAGATCGGCACGCAGATTGAGCTGAACATCGCGGCACAGCGCCAGAGCAAGATCGCTGTTGAGGTTGCGTTCGTGAAACTCATCGAAAATCACCAGACCCACGCCGTGCAGCTCCGGGTCTGTTTGCAGACGGCGGGTGAGGATCCCCTCGGTGACAACCTCGATGCGGGTGGCCGAGGATACCTCCTGTGCGTAACGAATCCGGTAGCCAACGGTCTCCCCGACCTGTTCGCCGAGCTGTTGGGCCATGTAGCGTGCGGCGTTGGTCGTTGCGAGTCGGCGCGGTTCAAGCATCAAGATTGACTGGCCACGCAGCCAGTCCGCGTCGAGTAGCGCCAGCGGCACACGGGTCGTTTTTCCGGCCCCGGGGGGCGCTTGCAGCACGACAGCAGAATGTCGCGACAGGGCCTCCTGCAACTTTGGCAGGATGGTGTCGATCGGCAATGAGGGGAGGGCGTGCGTCATGAGCAGCAGTTTGCCACAGCCGCGCGTGATGGTCACGGCTTTTTCTGTGCCTGCCGGGAAACTGGATGGGCCGTGGTCGAGATTTTGACAGCAAGACAGTGGAATGGTGAGGAGAGTTTTGACGAACTCTCCGCCCTTTTACGTGCCCCCCCCTCACCTACATCGGGGGATTATTTATCGGAAGCTCTGGCACCCTTCATGGAGGCCTTCCAGAGTGCCCTTGGCAAACGGGGTCTTTCGCGCAAACTCTATGTCGACGACAACGGCTCGGCCTTCCGTTCCCGCCAGCTGGAGTATAGCGTGTGGATGAGGGGGGCGATGAGTTGCGGCGCTGACGCGGGGTAAAGAGTTACAACGAAAATTCGCGAAAGCGGTGTGCGGCCTCCGGAATCTGCTCATCATCGATATTGCCGAACGCCAGGCGCAGATACCCCTCAAGGTTTGGTCCGAACGCTTCTCCCGGCAGGCAGATGATGCGCGCCTTTTCGACCAGAGCCCTGGCGACTTCGCGACCGTTGTGTCCGTTGAATGGATGCTTCACCCACGCAAAAAAAGCGCCGCTGGCAACAATCGTAAAGAGGTTGTCATCATCGCCGAACTCGGTACAAAAACGATCGTGACGCCGGTTCATCATTTTGCGGTTACGTGCCACCCAGTCGTCGAGATGTTCACAACCGAACTTGATTGCGGTCTGGCTGATACGTGGTTGGCAGACCACCATACTGTCCTGAACTTTAAGTGCCTGACGAATAAAAGCCGCCGATGCCACCAGCGCTCCGGCTCGATACCCGGTGAGGGCGAAGGTTTTGCCGAAGGAGAGCAGCTGGATGAAGTGATCACCCCACTCCTCATTGTTAAACAGCGCATGGGGCGGCTCGTCTTCAGGCAGGAAACAGTGATAGGTTTCGTCAAGAATCAGGGCAATATTGTGCGCGGCGGCCAGTTCGTAGAGGCGCTGAATCGTCGCGGCCGGGATCACTGCGCCGGTCGGGTTGCTCGGGGTCACCAGCAGCAGGGCGCGAGTGCGGGGGGTGATCAATTGTTCCACTTCGGCCAGATCAGGTTGCCCGGCACTTTCCGGATTGAAGGCGGTAAAAACGGGGCAGACGCCGAGCGCAGCGAGGGCCATGGGGTGGTCAAAGTAAGCGGGGGATTGGACGATGACCTCGTCACCGGCCTGACAAAGGGTCGTGATCGCCAGCCAGAACGCCTGACTGGCACCGATCGAGAGACAGATCTCGCTGGTTTCGGGGCCGTTGCCGTACAGCGCCCGCAGCCAGGTCGAGACGGCCATACGCACCTCCGGGAGTCCTTCGTCGGGGGTGTAGCGAGCGATGAGCGGATCGGTCAGCCGTTCGCGCAGATGCCCGGTGAGTTCTTCCGCTGTCGGCCAGCTCGGTACGGCCTGACACAGATCGATCAGCGGTAACGAACTGGCCGGGGCGTTTGCCAGCCAGTTGTGAACTTCGGTGATCGGCGGAAACTGTACCACCTCAATCGATGAAGAAATTTTGAACTTCATGTGATTACCCAACGCTCAATCTTGTTGATGTATCAAGCCTGATGCACTCGCAAAAACTCATGGGATGGCTAAGCAAAAATTTCGTCCTACAAGGCCTGGTGGTTTTTCAGGGGCGAAGGCCTACATCAGGTAGGTCGAGGTCCTGAAAAACCGGCGTAACGCAGTAGAGCGGACTTTTTGCGACGCCATCAAGCCTGGCGAATAACTTCTACCAGCAGTTCGGTCACGCGTACCATGTCGGCCACGGTTACCTGTTCTTCA encodes:
- the hrpB gene encoding ATP-dependent helicase HrpB produces the protein MTHALPSLPIDTILPKLQEALSRHSAVVLQAPPGAGKTTRVPLALLDADWLRGQSILMLEPRRLATTNAARYMAQQLGEQVGETVGYRIRYAQEVSSATRIEVVTEGILTRRLQTDPELHGVGLVIFDEFHERNLNSDLALALCRDVQLNLRADLKILVMSATLDATPVATLLAAPLLTSSGRSFPVTIHYLDRDPERDPAVWTAAAVQRALRETSGDLLVFLPGAGEIRRCADRLRNLSDIDIRPLYGNLPFCEQEAAIRPGPRRRVVLATNIAETSLTIDGIEVVIDSGLERRPRFAPQRGLNLLETVRISKASAKQRTGRAGRLGPGRCYRLWSAGTHGALLPFAPAEISVADLTSLALQLAAWGSTEVRQLAWLDPPSPGRLNAARKLLRLLGALDASDALTPLGKRLAALPTDPRSARLLLAAEDEKQLPLGIELVTLLNARRDLAASADVTTALTSIDSQPDTTLDRERRYWQQHFRLGSNQRPLRDPAVIARLLAGAWPDRIGRRRPATDHHYLLANGRGATLRSGSAPLGSEWLVAIDCVGRPGTEDEIRLAVPLERKVIEELYPAALAWRREVIWDEREERVVAREVRRLWALVFQERPIKALAEERSAAALDGLHTHGLGVLNWNAPAQRLRARLAFLQRSAAHEGWPPMDDAALLDTASSWLAPLLDTVGTRVDFAKVDLVAALNNRLNWQQRTELKRLAPEHITVPSGADIRLDYPSDGAPVLAVKLQEMFGSVDTPRIVAGRQPVVLHLLSPAGRPLQVTQDLRTFWKDVYPDVKKEMKGRYPKHPWPDDPWLAVPTRRTKQHRN
- a CDS encoding aminotransferase, with product MKFKISSSIEVVQFPPITEVHNWLANAPASSLPLIDLCQAVPSWPTAEELTGHLRERLTDPLIARYTPDEGLPEVRMAVSTWLRALYGNGPETSEICLSIGASQAFWLAITTLCQAGDEVIVQSPAYFDHPMALAALGVCPVFTAFNPESAGQPDLAEVEQLITPRTRALLLVTPSNPTGAVIPAATIQRLYELAAAHNIALILDETYHCFLPEDEPPHALFNNEEWGDHFIQLLSFGKTFALTGYRAGALVASAAFIRQALKVQDSMVVCQPRISQTAIKFGCEHLDDWVARNRKMMNRRHDRFCTEFGDDDNLFTIVASGAFFAWVKHPFNGHNGREVARALVEKARIICLPGEAFGPNLEGYLRLAFGNIDDEQIPEAAHRFREFSL